From the genome of Scytonema hofmannii PCC 7110, one region includes:
- a CDS encoding AAA family ATPase yields the protein MLKSFEVRNFRLFRDLKVERLGHVNLIVGKNNAGKSTFLEAIELYASNASPIILLDLVDSRQQNWFSEAQPYPKNFLDNPVRHLFFGHRLPQIGEEGITLGEISSKTQLHISVAPYQSRYNSEGVMRRIRISDVVFGEELSNIEVFLVVEEDKKTRTLFRLDKDVREIRRGSRVVYERQDSEFKYTWQVVSTDNMPTRKLAALWDLTSLTNLESEVISALTIIDDRVSGVAFVEDISKGRGSDNRIPLVKIEGIDEPLPLKSVGDGMTRLFHIIVALVNSRNGLLLIDEFENGLHWSIQPKVWDIVFYLSEKLNVQIFATTHSRDCVKSFDSAWNKYPSLGAFFRLEAKEHLVKVTEYTSEVLSDAIDVDVEVR from the coding sequence ATGCTAAAGTCTTTTGAAGTACGTAACTTTAGGCTCTTTCGAGACCTTAAGGTTGAAAGACTAGGTCACGTTAACCTAATTGTTGGCAAGAATAATGCTGGCAAGAGTACATTTTTGGAAGCAATAGAACTGTATGCTAGCAATGCTTCACCCATAATTCTTCTCGATCTTGTGGACTCCAGGCAACAAAATTGGTTTAGTGAAGCTCAACCATATCCGAAAAATTTTCTTGATAATCCTGTGCGTCACCTCTTCTTTGGTCATAGATTGCCCCAAATAGGAGAAGAGGGCATTACCCTTGGCGAAATTTCCTCAAAAACACAACTTCATATAAGTGTTGCTCCATACCAAAGTAGATATAATAGCGAAGGAGTCATGAGACGAATTCGTATTTCCGATGTAGTTTTTGGAGAAGAACTATCAAATATTGAAGTTTTTCTTGTGGTGGAAGAAGACAAAAAAACTAGAACACTTTTTAGATTAGATAAAGATGTTAGAGAAATTAGACGTGGTTCAAGGGTAGTGTATGAACGACAAGATTCCGAATTTAAATATACATGGCAAGTGGTCTCGACAGATAATATGCCTACTCGAAAATTAGCTGCTCTTTGGGATCTAACAAGTTTAACTAATTTGGAATCGGAAGTTATCTCTGCTCTGACAATTATTGATGACCGAGTGTCTGGAGTTGCTTTTGTAGAAGACATTAGCAAGGGACGTGGAAGCGATAATCGGATTCCATTAGTCAAAATTGAAGGAATAGATGAGCCATTACCTCTTAAAAGCGTGGGGGATGGTATGACTCGTTTATTCCATATTATTGTTGCTCTTGTCAATTCTCGCAACGGGCTTCTCTTAATAGATGAATTTGAAAATGGATTGCACTGGAGTATACAACCTAAAGTTTGGGACATTGTTTTTTATTTATCAGAGAAACTTAATGTTCAAATTTTTGCAACCACACACAGTCGGGATTGTGTTAAGAGTTTTGACAGTGCATGGAATAAATATCCTTCACTTGGTGCTTTCTTTCGGCTTGAAGCTAAAGAGCATTTGGTCAAGGTAACAGAGTATACATCTGAAGTGCTGAGTGATGCTATTGATGTGGATGTTGAAGTGCGCTAA
- a CDS encoding DUF3226 domain-containing protein, with translation MSHICKQDTDRVLLVEGTDDCHVVMALCATHQVPETFGLYECNGDTKVLKRLNALIIRPNPPQVIGVMLDADSPSLEGRWESIKSKLKHYSYKFPDIPDIDGTIVDGTADEPKLGFWLMPNNQDSGKLEDFCAELAEPTSLAFARECVEEAQAQGATTFKAVDFSKAVIHTYLAWQDEPGRPLGQAITKQALRPHTDIAIRFTNWLTRLFT, from the coding sequence ATGAGCCATATCTGTAAGCAGGATACCGATAGAGTGTTGCTTGTTGAAGGAACAGACGATTGCCATGTTGTTATGGCTTTGTGTGCTACTCACCAAGTTCCTGAAACTTTTGGATTATATGAGTGCAACGGAGATACGAAAGTTCTAAAACGTCTCAACGCTTTAATTATTCGACCCAATCCTCCGCAAGTTATAGGAGTCATGCTTGATGCTGATAGTCCTTCGCTTGAAGGCAGATGGGAAAGTATCAAAAGTAAGTTAAAACACTACAGTTATAAATTTCCTGATATTCCTGATATTGATGGAACGATAGTTGACGGAACTGCAGATGAACCTAAACTTGGATTTTGGCTAATGCCAAATAATCAAGATTCTGGTAAGTTGGAAGATTTTTGTGCCGAACTAGCAGAACCAACATCTCTAGCGTTTGCGAGAGAATGTGTTGAAGAAGCTCAAGCACAGGGAGCTACAACTTTTAAAGCTGTAGATTTTAGTAAAGCTGTTATTCACACGTATCTTGCTTGGCAAGATGAACCAGGTCGTCCTTTGGGACAAGCAATTACTAAGCAAGCTCTTCGTCCTCATACAGATATTGCCATCAGATTTACTAACTGGTTAACACGTCTGTTCACGTAA
- a CDS encoding type I restriction endonuclease: MGFTEDITRVADRVRNNSGKAVSEEATKFALILPFLSALGYDVHEPAEVMPEYIADFAVKGTTKPKKVDFALAINGNIVMLIEAKACGEKPEAHDGQLRAYFNTLITARVGVVTNGIEYRFFTDLREPNIMDNEPFFSFNVLDYESKDVENLKLFHRDNFDATAISKQASEMVYVQGMTQLVSNLLRSPSDEFVHFLIGKLASVASKYEYKGVKNARVIQQFRPIVKKSIQESLLELMTRSLSQEMANTSPVFTKEIEPSIIENDDDPDTDPSKVVTTEEELSAFEKIKAIVKTSNKYKYEVQYKDTVSYFGLNLGKKTWWFLRLYLSSPTKKSFIVRLGVDEAKSLAPSFSVQEVPSTGEILSKVTISSIADLNNLTPLILKCYEIEAAKH, from the coding sequence ATGGGATTTACGGAAGACATTACCAGAGTGGCTGATAGAGTTCGTAATAATTCAGGGAAAGCTGTGAGCGAGGAGGCTACTAAGTTTGCGCTCATTCTCCCTTTTCTCAGCGCTCTTGGTTATGATGTGCATGAGCCTGCTGAAGTCATGCCAGAGTACATAGCCGACTTTGCAGTTAAAGGTACAACCAAGCCAAAGAAAGTCGATTTTGCTCTTGCCATCAACGGTAACATAGTTATGCTTATTGAAGCCAAGGCTTGTGGAGAGAAACCAGAAGCACATGATGGACAGTTGAGAGCATATTTTAATACTTTGATAACAGCAAGGGTTGGTGTCGTGACTAACGGGATTGAGTACCGCTTCTTCACTGACCTACGTGAACCTAATATTATGGATAATGAGCCTTTTTTTAGTTTCAATGTTCTTGACTATGAGTCGAAAGACGTTGAAAATCTAAAGCTCTTTCATCGAGACAATTTTGATGCTACTGCTATTAGCAAACAAGCATCAGAAATGGTGTATGTACAAGGAATGACCCAGCTAGTAAGTAATCTTTTACGTTCTCCATCTGATGAATTTGTTCATTTTTTGATTGGTAAACTTGCTTCAGTAGCCTCTAAATATGAATATAAAGGAGTTAAAAATGCTAGAGTTATTCAGCAATTTAGACCAATTGTGAAAAAATCTATTCAAGAAAGCTTACTAGAATTAATGACTCGTTCATTAAGTCAAGAAATGGCTAACACTTCTCCAGTATTTACCAAGGAGATTGAACCGTCTATTATCGAAAATGATGACGATCCCGATACTGACCCTTCAAAAGTAGTGACAACTGAAGAAGAACTTTCAGCTTTTGAGAAGATTAAAGCTATTGTAAAAACTTCAAATAAATATAAGTATGAAGTACAATACAAAGATACTGTTTCGTATTTTGGTTTAAATCTTGGTAAAAAAACTTGGTGGTTTTTGCGACTCTACTTGTCTTCTCCAACTAAAAAATCATTTATTGTTCGGTTAGGTGTTGATGAGGCAAAATCATTAGCTCCAAGCTTTTCTGTCCAAGAAGTCCCATCAACTGGAGAAATATTGTCAAAAGTAACAATTTCTTCTATTGCTGATTTAAATAACCTTACTCCATTAATTCTGAAATGCTATGAGATTGAAGCTGCAAAACATTAA
- the dpdE gene encoding protein DpdE, translating to MTKDMIKLGSLVQSRNNDLGIGKVTEILPNADANVEYFCSVGQRIEKTLHLSSLHEVRLQPQTRCYTMSSTQETWIIGRICTWDEESEHYQIDLPDKKTIFATEQELYVRCNRLKTNPIEILGIKGHETPYFHDRRLAFYKCLIQQRAVSRGMTGLLSANIELFPHQVEVVRRVLEDPVQRYLLADEVGLGKTIEAGAILRQYLLDEPSGDAVIIVPQYLVEQWRTELERFYISHFPNRVKVLAVEDITQVSPNAKLGFLILDEAHNIAAMAKSSDSLQRKCFERCKLLAHKSDRLLLLSATPVVNREQDFLAMLHLLDPTAYQLDDLAGFCDRVQKRQDIGKVLLSFKEGANPVVLKTNLQQLRSLFAEDKYLLNLVDELQNCLEAKDDERDKIVRAIRTHISDTYRLHRRMLRNRRASVEDAIFDRNITPKVEYDLDERSPEIHELLDKWRTVAPHEEQYQRIFLLLFQAAGTWLGILEQAIAARLSSKTHAKLIQEFGEENVRLLTATPKFSGEEAILESLLKIIRQPVEEGERTENLKTVLLNQLAAYFKIPNAVRRNKDELLTRIQQRISRPLTEDTLPKFVVFTSFVQSCAEIVRSLSDTFGAGTVASHQFGESREKIEENINRFKNNPNCFILVCDRSGEEGRNLQFADWLIHFDLPWLPNQLEQRIGRIDRIGSKIGVQSCVLLGPYLEDSPHNAWYQILKDGFGIFQQSIASLQFYVDEKVAELETVLFQSSAAGLLKTIEPIQEQIQAEIVKISEQNALDEIDAGDEGATEYFQELDNYDAKHLDMKRAIEAWICDALGFQPINNSNSSEVRRYQPTTRTLVPVDDLKTRFAKSYLDQFGTYNRRVANQNPGIKLFRIGEGLVNSLLSYVEWDDRGQAFAMWRADASWNAALGMEWFGFRCNYVVEANLKPAKQVLKEYDVGTSKYKILQRRADALFPPIIETIFIDGRNQPISIVKDEKLLNILQRPYNNKSNHPYRDYNLAKEDVEIIDDFVDASQWQKFCYQAYKTSSELLASRPDFIDLCKRYAKTAQKKLENREEQLRLRLNQQSGDRVLAEELEIENALSAAILEGIRKPLLRLDSVGFIIVSGRAPVTSDWRDK from the coding sequence ATGACAAAGGATATGATTAAGCTTGGTTCACTGGTACAGTCCCGCAACAATGATTTGGGGATAGGAAAAGTTACGGAAATATTACCTAATGCTGATGCAAATGTTGAGTATTTCTGCTCAGTAGGACAACGGATCGAAAAAACTTTACACTTAAGTTCGTTGCATGAAGTCAGGCTACAGCCTCAGACTCGATGTTATACAATGTCGTCAACCCAGGAAACTTGGATAATTGGTAGAATTTGCACCTGGGATGAAGAGAGCGAACATTATCAAATTGACTTACCTGACAAGAAAACTATCTTTGCGACTGAACAGGAACTTTATGTCCGTTGCAATCGCTTGAAGACGAATCCTATTGAAATCTTGGGGATAAAGGGTCATGAAACGCCCTATTTCCACGATCGAAGATTGGCTTTCTACAAATGCTTGATTCAGCAACGTGCTGTGAGTCGCGGGATGACTGGATTGTTGAGCGCGAATATTGAGCTTTTTCCCCATCAGGTGGAAGTGGTTCGGCGGGTACTGGAAGATCCGGTTCAACGTTATCTGTTGGCTGATGAGGTGGGCTTAGGAAAAACGATTGAGGCTGGTGCTATTCTTCGTCAATACCTGTTGGATGAGCCTTCTGGAGACGCGGTAATCATAGTTCCGCAGTATTTAGTGGAACAATGGCGCACTGAGTTGGAAAGGTTTTACATTTCTCACTTTCCCAATAGGGTGAAGGTACTTGCTGTTGAGGATATTACCCAGGTGAGTCCAAATGCTAAATTGGGTTTCCTCATTTTAGATGAAGCTCACAACATTGCTGCTATGGCAAAGTCTTCGGACTCTTTGCAACGCAAGTGCTTTGAACGTTGCAAACTCCTCGCTCATAAAAGCGATCGCTTGCTGTTACTCTCTGCGACTCCTGTTGTCAATCGCGAACAAGATTTTCTCGCAATGCTTCACTTGCTAGACCCAACAGCTTATCAACTTGATGATTTAGCAGGTTTTTGCGATCGCGTACAAAAACGCCAAGATATTGGAAAAGTGCTGCTGTCTTTTAAAGAAGGCGCAAACCCCGTTGTCCTCAAAACTAACCTCCAACAACTTCGCAGTCTGTTTGCTGAAGATAAGTATTTACTGAATCTGGTAGACGAATTGCAAAATTGTTTGGAAGCAAAGGATGATGAGCGAGATAAGATAGTTCGAGCGATTCGCACCCACATCAGCGATACCTACAGACTTCACCGCCGCATGCTACGCAACCGCCGCGCTTCCGTAGAAGATGCGATTTTTGACCGCAATATTACGCCTAAAGTAGAGTATGACTTAGATGAGCGATCGCCCGAAATCCACGAACTGCTCGATAAATGGCGTACTGTCGCCCCTCATGAGGAGCAGTATCAACGAATTTTTCTGCTGTTATTCCAGGCGGCTGGTACTTGGTTGGGTATTTTAGAACAAGCGATCGCTGCACGTTTAAGCAGTAAAACTCATGCTAAACTCATTCAGGAGTTTGGTGAAGAAAATGTTCGCTTATTAACTGCAACACCTAAATTTTCAGGAGAAGAAGCGATTTTAGAGTCTTTACTCAAAATTATTCGTCAACCTGTAGAGGAGGGAGAACGGACGGAAAATTTGAAAACAGTGCTGTTGAATCAGCTAGCTGCGTACTTTAAAATTCCCAACGCAGTTCGTAGAAATAAAGATGAATTACTCACAAGGATACAGCAGAGAATTAGCAGACCACTGACTGAAGACACTTTACCCAAATTTGTTGTCTTTACCAGTTTTGTCCAAAGTTGTGCAGAAATTGTGCGGTCTTTATCGGATACCTTTGGCGCGGGGACAGTGGCTAGCCATCAATTTGGAGAATCGAGAGAAAAGATTGAGGAAAATATCAATAGGTTCAAGAATAACCCAAACTGCTTTATCTTGGTATGCGATCGCTCTGGAGAAGAAGGACGCAATCTCCAATTTGCTGACTGGTTAATTCACTTTGACCTTCCTTGGTTGCCCAATCAATTAGAGCAAAGAATTGGTAGAATTGACCGTATTGGTAGCAAAATAGGCGTTCAATCCTGTGTGTTGCTAGGTCCCTATTTAGAGGATAGTCCTCACAATGCTTGGTATCAAATACTGAAAGATGGATTTGGGATTTTCCAGCAATCAATTGCCAGTCTACAGTTTTATGTCGATGAAAAAGTGGCAGAGTTAGAAACAGTTTTGTTTCAATCAAGTGCGGCTGGATTGTTAAAAACGATTGAACCAATTCAAGAACAAATTCAAGCCGAAATCGTAAAAATTAGCGAACAGAATGCTTTAGATGAAATTGATGCTGGTGATGAAGGTGCAACTGAGTATTTTCAAGAGCTAGATAATTATGATGCAAAACATCTAGACATGAAACGAGCTATTGAAGCTTGGATTTGTGACGCGTTAGGATTTCAGCCAATCAATAACTCAAATTCATCAGAAGTGCGGCGCTATCAACCCACAACTCGCACGCTAGTTCCTGTGGATGATTTGAAAACTCGCTTTGCTAAGAGTTATCTAGACCAATTTGGCACTTATAACCGTAGGGTAGCCAATCAAAATCCCGGAATTAAACTCTTCCGTATAGGAGAAGGATTGGTAAACTCGCTCTTAAGTTATGTAGAATGGGATGACCGAGGTCAAGCCTTTGCTATGTGGCGTGCGGATGCATCTTGGAATGCGGCTCTTGGGATGGAATGGTTCGGGTTTCGATGCAATTATGTAGTGGAAGCCAATTTAAAACCAGCCAAACAAGTTTTAAAAGAGTACGATGTAGGGACTTCTAAGTACAAAATCTTGCAGCGACGTGCTGATGCTTTATTTCCGCCAATTATCGAAACCATATTTATTGATGGTCGCAACCAGCCAATAAGTATTGTTAAAGATGAAAAGCTTTTAAATATACTGCAACGTCCTTACAATAATAAAAGCAATCATCCGTACCGAGATTACAATCTGGCAAAGGAAGATGTCGAAATTATTGACGATTTTGTAGATGCAAGTCAATGGCAAAAGTTTTGCTATCAAGCATATAAGACATCTTCGGAATTACTCGCCAGTCGTCCTGATTTTATAGACTTGTGCAAACGATATGCGAAAACTGCACAGAAGAAGTTAGAGAATCGAGAAGAACAGTTACGCCTGCGTCTGAACCAACAGAGTGGCGATCGCGTCCTAGCTGAAGAATTGGAGATAGAAAATGCTTTAAGTGCAGCCATTTTAGAAGGAATTCGCAAACCCCTCCTCAGGCTTGATTCTGTCGGCTTCATCATTGTGTCTGGGCGAGCGCCCGTAACATCTGATTGGAGAGATAAATAG
- a CDS encoding DUF938 domain-containing protein yields MTNDDPRKYAPATQRNREPILEVLLNVLPPQGTILEVASGTGEHAVFFAPRLRPRKWLPSEPNPQLRASIAAWSANLPSENLYPPIDIDVCAPVWSVESYTDDLNNSPITAIVNINMIHIAPWSACLGLMAGANRILPPEGILYMYGPFKIDRKHTAPSNAAFDESLRSQNPEWGVRDFNDVVDAARTQNLTLVQTYQMPANNLSVIFQRT; encoded by the coding sequence ATGACAAATGACGATCCTCGAAAATACGCACCTGCAACGCAGCGTAACCGCGAACCAATTTTAGAAGTTCTTTTGAACGTACTGCCCCCTCAAGGTACTATTTTAGAAGTAGCAAGCGGTACTGGAGAACACGCCGTCTTTTTTGCTCCACGCCTGAGACCCCGTAAATGGCTACCCTCCGAACCCAATCCACAACTACGCGCCAGTATTGCTGCATGGTCTGCAAACCTTCCATCCGAAAATCTCTATCCACCCATTGACATTGATGTTTGTGCGCCAGTGTGGTCAGTAGAATCTTATACTGATGACTTAAATAACTCACCCATAACAGCCATAGTCAACATTAACATGATACACATTGCACCCTGGTCTGCTTGCCTGGGACTCATGGCAGGTGCCAATCGTATCCTACCACCTGAAGGCATCTTATATATGTACGGCCCATTTAAAATCGATAGAAAACATACAGCCCCAAGCAATGCAGCTTTTGACGAATCATTGCGATCGCAAAATCCAGAATGGGGAGTGCGCGACTTCAACGACGTTGTAGACGCAGCACGCACGCAAAATCTGACTTTAGTACAAACCTACCAAATGCCAGCAAACAATCTTTCCGTCATTTTTCAACGAACTTAG
- a CDS encoding DUF6887 family protein, producing MDADNCFKDIYAGIPNCTKRGCVLMSHVNYEAMSDTELRQYFMSHCEDRVAMDIYLDRLSKRSRKIITTSDDPEFDAKIQAAILQQLQAKKSKSDMC from the coding sequence ATGGACGCAGATAATTGCTTTAAAGATATTTACGCTGGAATTCCAAATTGCACTAAACGGGGATGTGTTTTGATGAGTCATGTTAACTATGAAGCTATGTCTGATACAGAGTTGCGACAATATTTTATGAGTCATTGTGAAGATAGAGTAGCCATGGATATATATTTAGATAGACTTAGTAAGCGATCGCGTAAAATTATTACGACTTCCGACGATCCTGAATTTGATGCTAAAATTCAAGCAGCAATTCTTCAGCAGTTACAGGCTAAGAAGAGTAAAAGTGATATGTGTTAA
- a CDS encoding RNA-guided endonuclease InsQ/TnpB family protein, with translation MHAIWKQWLAAYRWVYNQCIQLFNAGTVLPKGTSLDQYIQFLQKRPEYEWTQCLGKTRQESVCEAESAKRQALKAWKAKPKTERGKFEMRFRSCRDKSQVIQFKNDAYKNGTWFPSKAKGLLFCSAIGYEVPQSCVYGTELVYQRGQWFACFPEVREVVATRSDKVIALDPGNRCFLTGYDGENILEIGKGDIGRITRLCLHLDSLISQKGSCKGKQNKRKRYKLSLAIERLRERIRNLVNDLHHKASSLLTSTYKLIFLPTYETSQMVLKTARKINRKSVRNMLSWATRRFAKHLEQAAKRNGVIVVRINESYTSKTCPHCGEIHRKLGGNKVFSCPKCKFTAPRDWVGAVNIMLAALQATAFQVKGTQLSIESLTQDVVVS, from the coding sequence TTGCACGCTATTTGGAAACAATGGTTAGCTGCGTATAGATGGGTGTATAACCAATGCATTCAATTATTTAATGCTGGGACTGTATTGCCTAAAGGTACTAGCCTGGATCAATATATACAATTCCTGCAAAAGCGTCCAGAATATGAATGGACACAGTGTTTAGGTAAAACTAGGCAAGAATCTGTGTGTGAAGCTGAAAGTGCAAAACGGCAAGCTTTAAAGGCGTGGAAAGCTAAACCAAAGACTGAACGCGGTAAATTTGAAATGCGATTTCGTTCTTGTCGGGATAAGTCCCAAGTCATTCAATTTAAGAATGATGCTTACAAGAATGGTACATGGTTTCCTAGTAAAGCAAAAGGATTGCTGTTTTGTTCTGCAATTGGGTACGAAGTGCCACAAAGTTGTGTCTATGGAACAGAGTTAGTTTATCAGAGAGGTCAATGGTTTGCGTGCTTTCCAGAGGTGCGAGAAGTAGTAGCGACCAGAAGCGATAAAGTGATTGCTCTTGACCCTGGTAATCGCTGTTTTTTGACTGGGTATGACGGGGAAAACATCTTAGAGATTGGCAAGGGAGATATCGGGCGCATCACTAGATTGTGCCTGCACCTTGACAGTTTAATCAGTCAAAAAGGCTCTTGCAAAGGTAAACAAAACAAACGTAAAAGATATAAGCTATCTCTAGCTATAGAACGTTTGAGAGAAAGAATTCGTAACCTAGTGAATGATTTACACCACAAAGCGTCCAGCCTGCTAACCAGTACGTATAAACTCATATTTCTCCCCACCTATGAAACCAGTCAAATGGTTTTGAAAACTGCCCGAAAGATTAATAGGAAGTCAGTCAGAAATATGCTATCTTGGGCGACCAGGCGATTTGCCAAGCACTTAGAGCAGGCTGCTAAAAGAAACGGTGTGATCGTGGTTAGGATTAACGAATCATATACCTCAAAAACCTGCCCACACTGTGGAGAAATTCACCGTAAACTAGGTGGCAACAAAGTATTTTCATGCCCTAAATGTAAGTTTACGGCTCCCAGGGATTGGGTAGGCGCAGTTAACATTATGTTGGCTGCTTTGCAGGCTACCGCCTTCCAGGTTAAGGGAACACAACTGTCTATTGAGTCCTTAACCCAGGATGTTGTAGTTTCATAA
- a CDS encoding IS607 family transposase — protein sequence MDEYITPGEAARILGVHPQSLRRWEKEEKITAYRTPGNQRRFKQSEIEEFAGKRKPLITVCYARVSTSSQRDDLERQLAFLGERFPEAELVSEVGSGLNFKRKKLRSVLERVLRGNIQKLVVAHPDRLCRFGFELVKWLCETNRCELLVLDNRQLSPEQELVSDMLSIIHCFSSRLYGLRKYRKEIGQDLRQESLQEESKHTAEQSCQDSDISL from the coding sequence ATGGATGAGTACATCACCCCAGGGGAAGCAGCCCGAATACTCGGAGTTCATCCCCAATCCCTCAGAAGATGGGAAAAAGAAGAAAAGATTACCGCGTACCGCACACCAGGAAATCAACGAAGATTTAAGCAATCAGAAATTGAAGAATTCGCCGGAAAGCGCAAACCTCTCATTACAGTCTGTTATGCAAGAGTTAGTACATCGTCACAACGAGACGACCTTGAACGACAACTTGCGTTCTTGGGCGAACGATTCCCGGAGGCTGAACTTGTTTCAGAAGTTGGAAGCGGACTCAATTTTAAGAGGAAAAAGCTGCGATCCGTTCTGGAGCGAGTTCTGCGGGGAAATATTCAAAAACTTGTCGTTGCCCACCCAGACAGACTGTGTAGATTTGGGTTTGAATTGGTTAAGTGGTTATGCGAAACAAATAGATGTGAACTCTTGGTTCTCGATAACCGCCAACTCAGTCCTGAACAGGAGCTGGTTTCAGATATGCTGTCCATCATCCACTGTTTCAGTTCACGGCTTTACGGACTTAGAAAATACAGAAAAGAAATTGGACAAGACTTACGGCAAGAATCCCTACAAGAAGAGTCAAAACACACCGCCGAACAGTCTTGTCAAGATTCCGATATTTCCCTGTAA
- a CDS encoding RNA-guided endonuclease InsQ/TnpB family protein, whose translation MSFKSKEQKEQDKEKNKNTHISTVVQHLKLSNLGYAVISDILSHANSLYNTLTFNLRQGFFVHKILNFQSLTIDLQTDFKENYHYKMLHSQAAQSVCHKVTENFKSFKQLLDKHFREGTKKPLLPGYRQKGGMFEVTYPSQSVNISQEHGIIFATVSTGIMFKKQHKEDVMGTSLNERLRFRVPDDIDPSNLVELVITSKHREIYLHWVCRKKNEIVATLNKSSVLGIDIGLNNFVTCIPNTGEEGFLINGRPLKAINQFYNKTVSKLKKGKDENFWSGSLARATQSRNNQVRDFIKKSARTIINKCLESGISKIVFGWNQGIKNEIDNGRVNNQNFVQVPFTALRDTLKYLCERSGIEFVVVEESYTSKMSFFDGDELPVYGQETEEQKNLKPSGRRTKRGEYKTGNNTIINADANGASNILRKAKIDTSKITFRVCQILKTINIWIGHAQGKKKRGNAINGYPALPLNKSRGLGIPPFFKGLILGKKFPSRKGTAAGLSCCTTIGLTEPGQ comes from the coding sequence ATGTCATTCAAAAGTAAGGAACAAAAAGAGCAGGATAAAGAAAAGAATAAAAATACTCACATTTCAACTGTTGTGCAGCATCTGAAATTGTCCAATCTTGGGTATGCTGTAATATCAGACATATTGTCACACGCAAACAGTTTATACAATACTTTAACCTTCAATCTGAGGCAAGGATTTTTTGTACACAAAATTCTGAATTTTCAATCTCTAACTATTGATTTACAAACTGACTTCAAAGAAAACTATCATTACAAAATGCTGCATTCTCAAGCAGCACAATCCGTGTGTCACAAGGTAACTGAGAATTTCAAATCATTCAAACAGCTTTTAGACAAACATTTTAGAGAGGGGACAAAGAAACCATTATTACCAGGTTATCGTCAAAAAGGTGGTATGTTTGAAGTGACATATCCCAGTCAATCAGTCAATATATCACAAGAGCATGGCATTATATTTGCTACTGTTTCTACTGGCATTATGTTCAAGAAGCAGCACAAAGAAGATGTCATGGGAACAAGTTTAAATGAGAGATTGAGATTCAGAGTTCCCGATGACATTGACCCCTCTAACCTCGTTGAGCTAGTGATTACATCAAAGCATAGAGAGATTTATCTACATTGGGTATGCAGAAAGAAAAATGAAATTGTTGCCACATTAAATAAGTCAAGTGTTTTAGGAATTGACATCGGATTGAACAACTTTGTTACCTGTATTCCGAACACAGGTGAAGAAGGATTTCTCATAAATGGGCGACCATTAAAGGCAATAAATCAGTTTTATAACAAGACTGTATCTAAGCTAAAAAAGGGTAAGGATGAGAATTTCTGGAGTGGTAGTTTAGCTAGGGCAACGCAGTCTAGGAATAACCAAGTCCGCGATTTTATCAAGAAATCTGCACGGACAATAATCAATAAATGTTTAGAATCAGGAATAAGTAAAATTGTATTTGGTTGGAACCAAGGAATTAAGAATGAAATAGATAACGGACGTGTCAATAATCAAAATTTTGTACAGGTTCCATTCACCGCATTACGTGATACACTCAAGTATCTCTGTGAGAGATCTGGTATAGAATTTGTAGTTGTAGAAGAATCATACACCTCAAAAATGTCATTTTTTGACGGTGATGAATTACCCGTTTACGGTCAAGAAACCGAAGAACAGAAGAATCTTAAGCCTTCTGGAAGAAGAACAAAACGCGGGGAATACAAAACAGGAAATAACACAATTATCAACGCGGATGCCAATGGGGCTTCCAATATTTTGAGAAAGGCCAAAATTGATACATCAAAAATTACTTTTCGGGTGTGTCAAATTCTCAAGACAATCAATATTTGGATAGGTCACGCACAGGGCAAGAAAAAAAGGGGGAATGCCATTAATGGATATCCTGCACTACCCCTCAATAAATCAAGGGGCTTGGGCATTCCCCCTTTTTTTAAAGGCTTAATCCTCGGTAAAAAATTCCCATCACGTAAAGGTACGGCAGCAGGCTTGTCTTGTTGTACGACTATAGGACTCACTGAACCGGGTCAGTAA